The nucleotide window TGGTTGTTTGTGCATCTTATAGGATAAGTGTTTATTATATAAGCTATTATGAATAAGctacaagataaaataaagtttaaatctTTCGAGATAAGGTATAGGTTGTTTCATTAGTATCTTGAAGGGTTTTGAAAATAAGTTGAGAATGAACAtatcataagttttttttttttcatgagctcttccaaacagtctcataagtgcttatgccggtagataaactcaaataagatAATTCATACAGGCCCCTAATATAGTATCCATTCAAGGCCACAAACCATTTATATCTACGCACCAAGCCTGATAGTATTGGACATGTATTGGGAATGAGTTAAGCTTGATTTAAAAACCTAATAGTATGTGTGTGTATTTTGGTTGAGTGGTTTTTTTGAGTATGAGAGGAATTTTGGATGAGGATAGAGTTTACTTTTGAGCTTATTTAGTGACATAATCTCTTATCTAGGAACATGTTTGGATTGGCGGTGAGTTTGAACTTTAACGAAAGCATGGTAACATCGTAATTTTATTGAAACTCTGAAGGGTTGTTTCTTGCCAAAATCACACTGGGTCATTTGATTATGTCAAAATCACGGTCAATTTAAAATTTGCACTATAGTGAAAATGAAGGTAGTGAGAAAAATTGGTTTGGATTGTGATGTTAAGGTTTTTGAAGAGTCTACGACCACATCAAGATCCTAATTGTTGCCACATGATGCCATATTTGAATTCACTAGGACTATATATGGATTCTTAGTGGCGTTTTCGCAGTATGATTCAACTACCATCTTGTTTCTTGTTTCACTAATTTATACTGTGAATTTGTATAACAGAAAGATGTTACTTTTACGCTTGATTGTGTTGCAACAGAACAGAACAGAACAGAGTCCAATGTGATTCATGTCGATTTTGGTGCATTGTATTGTTCTATTACTAAATTTAAAACTACTACCGCtagtttcaatttatttttagaattttgaatgGCATAATTCCTCCTTACGTTATGTGTACTTTGAAATACTTTTTCGACAATTGACTATAGTGGCGTAGTCGCCTTACCAACGTGCTAACTCttgaaattgcaagtttttgggAAGTTGTTTTGTGAGAATGATAGTTAGTTACCATTGTTTTTACCTAATATAATACTTGACCATTTTAACAAGCTATTTCTCAaggttttccttaaaaattgtTAGACTAGTTTCTATGTTCTAACAATTTTCTGCATACATACTTCTGATGTTCTTATTCGCTCGTTCTCTTTGATGCTGAGGAATGTCTTGTCTGGAGAGTCTGACTTTTTAATCTAGTCGTATTATTTAGGCATGTATGTTCTGTTTTTAGTTCTTTATAAGTTCATCGTGATCGCAGGTATTCGGTGGTGGGTATGCAGCCATAAACTACAATCTAGGCGCATCAGATTTTAAGGAAACTCCTGCATACAAGGAATCTCAGTCTCAAGAACTTTTAGAACAACCCGAAACATCTGAATCGGACATATTCGACTCCAATCCTACAGAGGTAGCTCCTAGTTTGAACTAGTCCATCCATAGATACAAGCAAACATACCTTGTTTTAGCATATATGAATCCAGTTGAATGAAAATTTCAAACTCCATTGCACTCAATTTGTAAGGCACTGCTTCTGCAAATACACTGAAGTGTATCAATTCTGAGGCAAAATTGTCATGTTGGTGCCTgtgttgtatattttttttttcaattattagaAGCTGCAACTTATATAGATAAAAAACCATTGAAATTTAGAGTTGATATTTGGATTCGATGTTGCACATGGATAGTGGTTTGTATGGCTTATATGTGTGTTTTGATCTGCTTTGTTTGGTTTAGTATTTTGTTACAAATGTTGccaaaatgatgttatgattcACTTAagttatgtttggattgacttatttgagcttatctactgataTATACACTTGTGACCTTGTTTTTGGAGAACttattaaaacaacttatgacatgctCATATAAGCTGTTTTCGGCGTATTTCCATTAGCTCTCCattatagcttatgaaaacaacttattaattatacaaaaacaatttgactttattttatttgtgttatagaaatagctcaTTCACAAGCGTTGAACACTTATACTTTAAGCtgcaaaataagttgtttattcaaacaGGGAGTTGTTTGTTCAATTCAAAGACAAATTACGAAATTGGCTTAATCCTTAAACAGTTGAGAGAACAGAATGTTTTATAATTATCTAAATATTACAAAAACAACTTCAATTAAAGGAACAACTTTTTAACAGTACATAAACAGACATAGACAAACAAACAATTCACTCTCAAACTCTAAAAGGAAATAACACAACCAATCTAATATAATTTCTAAGAGGGAAATATCACTAAAACTATAAAGTTGTAGATATGGTATTAAGGCACTCATATGAACATGAATATTGTTATAGCCATGATAACAATTATTCCATTCTTTGCATTCAAGTTAATAGCTTCACTTCTTCCTAATCCAAATCCAATGATGCTTGGTCTTGGTGGCACTGAAAATAGTGGAGAAGCTACAAAATCAATAGAGAAAGAGGATCAGTGAAACCATGATTAGTTCAATTTCCaggaccaaaaaaaaagaattaagaaaattacaaatatatgtaacataGGAAGCTAACTTATCTTTCTAAAGATTCACATTTCCTATTCATTTTGTATCTTAGATTTCTTAAAATGATATAGAAGATTAATGAATAATTTAATAAGAATATGGAAAATGGTTTGTATACCAGCAACAGTAGAGTTGTTCCTTGTCTGAAAAGAAACTTGAGAATCTGGTGAAGATGAAGGAGGCACATGCATTTTCACACCTGACAAAAATAGAGGAAAATCAGTTTTTTGTGTGAAAGaatcactttttcaaaaaataatcagTTTTACATTTTTATACATGTCCTAAGTAtgctaataataaaattgaatataaGAATTAAAAACTGATAGCATTAGAAGTAAGAGTTAGAAACAAGCCTAGGACTCATGGTTTGAATGTAATAATATATTGCaactaaattatatataatcttTAGTTATATCTGAAGGTTAAATGTGATTGATTATGTGACCTGGACAAACTGAATTATCAACATGAAGGTTACAAAAAGTTGGGATCTGTAGAGCAAGTGTCCTATTGATGGGGAAAGAGGTAAAAGTAGTGTTGTTAAACAAGAAGCAAAGACAGTGTGGCTCTTGGCTATAGAGTTGCTCAAGGTTGCTACAACAGCCGGTGGCCGGAGTGCTAACCGCGCCTTGCACGAACGGCATGCAGGGAAAGAGAGGAAGGAGGCTTGATGTGCATGGAGCTATTGTAGGGCTTGAGGAGGTTGGTTGCTGGGAAAGTATGTTGGGTGGATAAGAAATTATCAACAAGAGAAAAATGTGACAGAAGAGAGAAACTAGATTGCTATGAATAAGAGAAGCCATTGTGTTGAGTGATAGTGTGTGAAGAGAGAAATGTTTAGCAATGTGTCTAAATAGCAAATTTAGAAGTTTTTTGAGAGATTTTACATGCACTATATGTGAGTTTTATCTTGTGGAAAAAAAGTGTGAGTTTTATCAATCAcacactttttgtttttttaactaaacCAAGGTTTGCAAAAGTATATCAAAAGGAAAATCATGTATTGTTTGTTCATGTAATACATGAACTAACAAGTGGTTGGACTCAAATGTTTGATGACTTTCGGTTAAAgacgattttttttaaaagaatttggaTTTGAATCATGACTGAAATGATAATTAACTAGACTTTACTTATGTTCAGATGAATTCTTGATTATTAGAATTCCTTCTCCAATAAACCGGAGGGTTAAGACAAAAACAgattataatgttttaaattaGATTAAAGTGTGTAAGATCCATACTTTCCCTTACTCTCACTCATATTGCAAATTAGAAGTTAAGATTCCACAACCTAAACTCTTTCATATGGTCTCTCCATGAACACTTGCAAACTTATGAAAACTTGTTACATTGCCTAGAAACTTATATATAACAGTTCTAAAGTTCCTTTGCGCTAGATTATAATTCAACCTAGTCTTACATTAAGATGCACACAAAAATCTTTTCTACAAGTTAGGATCAAATCCTTACCTCAATTGCAAAGCTCTCAATCCAATCCTACAAGTGATCAATATGTGCATGAGCACCCACAAACACATAGATTTTAGTTTCTACATTTCTTTAGTAGTTAAGGCTGACAAATTGagaggttttggaaaaaaatgttTCTTCTCCAAAACCTCTACTATGGTAAACAACAAGCTTAAGATATGTTAAAGTCTAACATGAAAAAATGCTAGGTTGAATTTGTGGGATGTCACATTTGACTGAGGGTCTTAACCACTGGAAATTGTGTGAAATAGCATAATTTACAGAATTATGCTCTTCTCTCATCAAGTTTCACTTCCATCCAACCAaactgaccaaaatacccctgcgctagttaactaacgcatgtGTAAATCAAACGTGACTTAATTTTAcacatgcgtgacttaagtcacgccgcatgagttaactcacgctccaAAGTCAAAGTgcagatgttgattattattaggTTGAATACATATAGCAGGTTAATGATCCTTAAAGATAAACGGCAAGTCAGTCAACTCAAAGACATTGATCTCCCATACCTTTCGTCTGTGgagaatttcaaattcatcattaatTTAGTTATTGAGCATATTCTACataatttgttcaattttaaaatcaagaaaatgAGTTAGTCCAacaaattaagaaaactaaatatTTGTTCTACTTTCCAGTAATATTTGTTCTCCAAAACATTCACCACATTTCTGTTAAAAAATGCATCATTACTTTCCAACCAATATATTCTTAGCCAAATTGAACCATGCTAAGGTAAACACTCTAGATGAATTTAAGAAGAGTCAAGTCACCCCAATAATGGTTTTATGATGCATAACAAAGTGAGTGTGAGTGTTAATTAAAAGAACAATCACATGGGGATGAAACTTTAATGCAAATAACTTCACTTTGGCTCCCATGTGCCTTGCTTGGCTGCTTCTGTGTATGTTTCAATTCAATTCACTTGACTTTGGAATATAATAaattagcgtgagttaactcccGCGGGGTGTAACACATGTGTGAGATAACTCATGCGGCGTGACTCACGCATGTGTAAAATTAAATCATGTTTAATTTACACATGCGTTATATTTTGGTCAGTTTGGTTGGGTGGGAGCGAAACTTGCTaggagaagagcagaattctaatTTACAATCCTTTTGAGTTGGTGAGGCCCAATGCGTAACCATTATGGTTGAATCAAGAGCTTGCAATGCAATTGATGAATCACGAAGAGACAAAACCCTAGGCACCAATTTAAGCTTTGATAAATTAAGGGTCTCACTAACGAATGTCATAAtggcactctttaaggattcctAAGTAAGAAAATGTCtactaaaaaagttaattagtTAAATTTCCAATGCACAA belongs to Medicago truncatula cultivar Jemalong A17 chromosome 6, MtrunA17r5.0-ANR, whole genome shotgun sequence and includes:
- the LOC120576135 gene encoding non-specific lipid transfer protein GPI-anchored 10; this encodes MASLIHSNLVSLFCHIFLLLIISYPPNILSQQPTSSSPTIAPCTSSLLPLFPCMPFVQGAVSTPATGCCSNLEQLYSQEPHCLCFLFNNTTFTSFPINRTLALQIPTFCNLHVDNSVCPGVKMHVPPSSSPDSQVSFQTRNNSTVAASPLFSVPPRPSIIGFGLGRSEAINLNAKNGIIVIMAITIFMFI